One Paroedura picta isolate Pp20150507F chromosome 16, Ppicta_v3.0, whole genome shotgun sequence genomic region harbors:
- the LOC143825914 gene encoding sulfotransferase 2B1-like isoform X3: MTVQYIEYKGIKFPPGYNSVQSLCFAENKFEVRDDDIFNVTYPKSVWMTEILSLILRGGDPTWNQNLLNSLRAPWFSTQLGLETAHHCPSPRLLTCHLPVQIFPKAFFTSKAKVVYTSRDPRDIVVSYYYFTKMCTTYEDPKSFNQFLESFLSGDVPHGSWFDHLKGWMELEGRYDIFFISYEELKQNLRGSVERLCRFLGKELDDAAVTSVVENASFEAMRRNRMCNSTMLPKELMDQEKGTFLRKGICGDWKNHFTVAQSEYFDRVYQEKIQGRKGIFPWEQTRQVKHS; encoded by the exons ATGACCGTCCAGTACATCGAATACAAGGGGATAAAGTTCCCCCCTGGATATAACTCCGTGCAGAGTCTTTGCTTTGCTGAGAACAAATTTGAAGTGCGGGATGATGATATTTTCAACGTCACTTATCCGAAGTCCG TGTGGATGACTGAAATTCTCAGCCTCATTCTCAGAGGAGGAGACCCAACCTGGAATCAAAATCTGCTCAACTCTCTCCGCGCTCCCTGGTTTAGCACACAGCTAGGCCTGGAAACGGCCCATCATTGCCCATCTCCACGCCTGCTCACCTGCCACCTCCCCGTTCAGATCTTCCCCAAAGCTTTCTTCACCTCCAAGGCCAAG GTGGTCTACACGTCGCGAGACCCCCGGGACATTGTGGTGTCCTACTACTACTTCACCAAGATGTGCACCACCTATGAGGATCCCAAATCCTTCAACCAGTTCCtggagagtttcctgagtgggGATG TGCCTCATGGATCCTGGTTTGACCACCTCAAAGGCTGGATGGAGCTGGAGGGCAGATACGACATCTTCTTCATCAGCTATGAGGAACTGAAGCAG AACCTGCGGGGCAGCGTGGAGCGCCTCTGCCGCTTCCTCGGGAAGGAGTTGGACGATGCAGCTGTCACCTCGGTGGTGGAGAACGCCTCCTTCGAAGCCATGCGAAGGAACAGGATGTGCAACTCTACGATGCTGCCCAAGGAGCTCATGGACCAGGAGAAAGGGACCTTCCTGAGGAAGG GCATCTGTGGGGACTGGAAGAATCATTTCACTGTGGCACAGTCTGAGTACTTTGACAGAGTTTACCAGGAGAAGATACAGGGACGGAAAGGAATCTTTCCATGGGAACAAACCAGACAGGTGAAGCACTCTTAA
- the LOC143825914 gene encoding sulfotransferase 2B1-like isoform X4, whose product MTEILSLILRGGDPTWNQNLLNSLRAPWFSTQLGLETAHHCPSPRLLTCHLPVQIFPKAFFTSKAKVVYTSRDPRDIVVSYYYFTKMCTTYEDPKSFNQFLESFLSGDVPHGSWFDHLKGWMELEGRYDIFFISYEELKQNLRGSVERLCRFLGKELDDAAVTSVVENASFEAMRRNRMCNSTMLPKELMDQEKGTFLRKGICGDWKNHFTVAQSEYFDRVYQEKIQGRKGIFPWEQTRQVKHS is encoded by the exons ATGACTGAAATTCTCAGCCTCATTCTCAGAGGAGGAGACCCAACCTGGAATCAAAATCTGCTCAACTCTCTCCGCGCTCCCTGGTTTAGCACACAGCTAGGCCTGGAAACGGCCCATCATTGCCCATCTCCACGCCTGCTCACCTGCCACCTCCCCGTTCAGATCTTCCCCAAAGCTTTCTTCACCTCCAAGGCCAAG GTGGTCTACACGTCGCGAGACCCCCGGGACATTGTGGTGTCCTACTACTACTTCACCAAGATGTGCACCACCTATGAGGATCCCAAATCCTTCAACCAGTTCCtggagagtttcctgagtgggGATG TGCCTCATGGATCCTGGTTTGACCACCTCAAAGGCTGGATGGAGCTGGAGGGCAGATACGACATCTTCTTCATCAGCTATGAGGAACTGAAGCAG AACCTGCGGGGCAGCGTGGAGCGCCTCTGCCGCTTCCTCGGGAAGGAGTTGGACGATGCAGCTGTCACCTCGGTGGTGGAGAACGCCTCCTTCGAAGCCATGCGAAGGAACAGGATGTGCAACTCTACGATGCTGCCCAAGGAGCTCATGGACCAGGAGAAAGGGACCTTCCTGAGGAAGG GCATCTGTGGGGACTGGAAGAATCATTTCACTGTGGCACAGTCTGAGTACTTTGACAGAGTTTACCAGGAGAAGATACAGGGACGGAAAGGAATCTTTCCATGGGAACAAACCAGACAGGTGAAGCACTCTTAA
- the LOC143825914 gene encoding sulfotransferase 2B1-like isoform X1, giving the protein MTVQYIEYKGIKFPPGYNSVQSLCFAENKFEVRDDDIFNVTYPKSGTVWMTEILSLILRGGDPTWNQNLLNSLRAPWFSTQLGLETAHHCPSPRLLTCHLPVQIFPKAFFTSKAKVVYTSRDPRDIVVSYYYFTKMCTTYEDPKSFNQFLESFLSGDVPHGSWFDHLKGWMELEGRYDIFFISYEELKQNLRGSVERLCRFLGKELDDAAVTSVVENASFEAMRRNRMCNSTMLPKELMDQEKGTFLRKGICGDWKNHFTVAQSEYFDRVYQEKIQGRKGIFPWEQTRQVKHS; this is encoded by the exons ATGACCGTCCAGTACATCGAATACAAGGGGATAAAGTTCCCCCCTGGATATAACTCCGTGCAGAGTCTTTGCTTTGCTGAGAACAAATTTGAAGTGCGGGATGATGATATTTTCAACGTCACTTATCCGAAGTCCG GAACAGTGTGGATGACTGAAATTCTCAGCCTCATTCTCAGAGGAGGAGACCCAACCTGGAATCAAAATCTGCTCAACTCTCTCCGCGCTCCCTGGTTTAGCACACAGCTAGGCCTGGAAACGGCCCATCATTGCCCATCTCCACGCCTGCTCACCTGCCACCTCCCCGTTCAGATCTTCCCCAAAGCTTTCTTCACCTCCAAGGCCAAG GTGGTCTACACGTCGCGAGACCCCCGGGACATTGTGGTGTCCTACTACTACTTCACCAAGATGTGCACCACCTATGAGGATCCCAAATCCTTCAACCAGTTCCtggagagtttcctgagtgggGATG TGCCTCATGGATCCTGGTTTGACCACCTCAAAGGCTGGATGGAGCTGGAGGGCAGATACGACATCTTCTTCATCAGCTATGAGGAACTGAAGCAG AACCTGCGGGGCAGCGTGGAGCGCCTCTGCCGCTTCCTCGGGAAGGAGTTGGACGATGCAGCTGTCACCTCGGTGGTGGAGAACGCCTCCTTCGAAGCCATGCGAAGGAACAGGATGTGCAACTCTACGATGCTGCCCAAGGAGCTCATGGACCAGGAGAAAGGGACCTTCCTGAGGAAGG GCATCTGTGGGGACTGGAAGAATCATTTCACTGTGGCACAGTCTGAGTACTTTGACAGAGTTTACCAGGAGAAGATACAGGGACGGAAAGGAATCTTTCCATGGGAACAAACCAGACAGGTGAAGCACTCTTAA
- the LOC143825914 gene encoding sulfotransferase 2B1-like isoform X2, translated as MTVQYIEYKGIKFPPGYNSVQSLCFAENKFEVRDDDIFNVTYPKSGTVWMTEILSLILRGGDPTWNQNLLNSLRAPWFSTQLGLETAHHCPSPRLLTCHLPVQIFPKAFFTSKAKVVYTSRDPRDIVVSYYYFTKMCTTYEDPKSFNQFLESFLSGDVPHGSWFDHLKGWMELEGRYDIFFISYEELKQNLRGSVERLCRFLGKELDDAAVTSVVENASFEAMRRNRMCNSTMLPKELMDQEKGTFLRKGICGDWKNHFTVAQSEYFDRVYQEKIQGRKGIFPWEQTRQDNI; from the exons ATGACCGTCCAGTACATCGAATACAAGGGGATAAAGTTCCCCCCTGGATATAACTCCGTGCAGAGTCTTTGCTTTGCTGAGAACAAATTTGAAGTGCGGGATGATGATATTTTCAACGTCACTTATCCGAAGTCCG GAACAGTGTGGATGACTGAAATTCTCAGCCTCATTCTCAGAGGAGGAGACCCAACCTGGAATCAAAATCTGCTCAACTCTCTCCGCGCTCCCTGGTTTAGCACACAGCTAGGCCTGGAAACGGCCCATCATTGCCCATCTCCACGCCTGCTCACCTGCCACCTCCCCGTTCAGATCTTCCCCAAAGCTTTCTTCACCTCCAAGGCCAAG GTGGTCTACACGTCGCGAGACCCCCGGGACATTGTGGTGTCCTACTACTACTTCACCAAGATGTGCACCACCTATGAGGATCCCAAATCCTTCAACCAGTTCCtggagagtttcctgagtgggGATG TGCCTCATGGATCCTGGTTTGACCACCTCAAAGGCTGGATGGAGCTGGAGGGCAGATACGACATCTTCTTCATCAGCTATGAGGAACTGAAGCAG AACCTGCGGGGCAGCGTGGAGCGCCTCTGCCGCTTCCTCGGGAAGGAGTTGGACGATGCAGCTGTCACCTCGGTGGTGGAGAACGCCTCCTTCGAAGCCATGCGAAGGAACAGGATGTGCAACTCTACGATGCTGCCCAAGGAGCTCATGGACCAGGAGAAAGGGACCTTCCTGAGGAAGG GCATCTGTGGGGACTGGAAGAATCATTTCACTGTGGCACAGTCTGAGTACTTTGACAGAGTTTACCAGGAGAAGATACAGGGACGGAAAGGAATCTTTCCATGGGAACAAACCAGACAG GACAATATATGA
- the LOC143825913 gene encoding uncharacterized protein LOC143825913, with product MDSPLSLHADPDFSPSHRPGSGSEGSERPVSLADWSDSEKEPDSGGSSPGCTEKTSFRSVPSPEKNVVAQASREKVAKVHLFWLSHCKTPRHRKPGSASHKAETPAESTGEARCSRGRRLRLQEADQESVKSRQEAGGKRDRGKGDSPEDIVQLIDEHGVYSSAKLVPAPEVALLSPCPQHSSRQGEDFEIREVIVDEKPFQCAVCAKAFKRAWELFSHEVVHNEERPFHCQLCQASFKRHSDYKSHALVHTEERPHRCELCGKRFKRASNLAEHRRIHSGERPHRCVACAKRFKTPYELQRHTLTHCAERPFACAACGKGFAAAGALLLHQRQHCDDKPHVCGVCGKRFAYGHSLRVHERVHTGDRPFACALCGKAFKQSNALASHERVHTGERPFACPTCGKAFKQSSYLAIHTRSHTGERPYACQACGKAFARPSLLLQHQRVHSSERPHRCQHCGKLFKDLAYLTVHEKVHTGETPYKCPVCQKGFAHPSNLLQHQRIHRDG from the exons ATGGACAGTCCTCTTTCGCTCCACGCCGATCCAGATTTCTCACCGAGCCACAGGCCTGGAAGTGGCTCTGAGGGATCGGAACGGCCGGTATCCCTGGCGGACTGGAGTGACAGTGAGAAGGAGCCGGACTCTGGTGGAAGCTCTCCAGGCTGCACGGAGAAGACCTCCTTTCGCAGCGTCCCCTCCCCAGAGAAGAATGTCGTCGCTCAGGCTTCCAGAGAGAAGGTGGCCAAAGTGCATCTCTTCTGGCTGTCCCACTGCAAAACCCCACGGCATCGGAAGCCAGGGTCTGCATCCCACAAGGCAGAGACACCCGCGGAGAGCACGGGAGAAGCAAGGTGTTCCAGGGGGAGGCGCCTCCGGTTGCAGGAAGCTGACCAGGAGTCTGTGAAGAGCCGGCAGGaggcaggggggaagagggacaGGGGGAAGGGAGACAGCCCTGAGGACATTGTGCAGCTGATAGACGAGCATGGCGTCTATTCCTCTGCCAAGCTGGTGCCCGCCCCGGAGGTGGCGCTCCTCTCTCCCTGCCCGCAGCACAGCAGCCGGCAGGGGGAGGACTTTGAGATCCGGGAGGTGATTGTGGACGAGAAGCCGTTCCAGTGTGCCGTCTGCGCCAAGGCCTTCAAACGGGCGTGGGAGCTGTTCAGCCACGAGGTGGTCCACAATGAGGAGCGCCCGTTCCATTGCCAGCTGTGCCAG GCCTCGTTCAAGCGCCACTCGGACTACAAGAGCCACGCCCTCGTGCACACGGAAGAGCGCCCCCACCGCTGCGAGCTGTGCGGGAAGCGCTTCAAGCGAGCGTCCAACCTGGCCGAGCACCGCCGCATCCACTCGGGCGAGCGGCCCCACCGCTGCGTGGCCTGCGCCAAGCGCTTCAAGACGCCCTACGAGCTGCAGCGGCACACGCTCACGCACTGCGCCGAGCGGCCCTTCGCCTGCGCGGCCTGCGGGAAGGGCTTCGCGGCGGCGGGGGCCCTCCTCCTGCACCAGCGGCAGCACTGCGACGACAAGCCCCACGTGTGCGGCGTGTGCGGCAAGCGCTTTGCGTACGGACACAGCCTGCGGGTCCACGAGCGGGTGCACACCGGCGACCGGCCCTTCGCCTGCGCCCTCTGCGGCAAGGCTTTCAAGCAGTCCAACGCCTTGGCCTCGCACGAGCGGGTGCACACCGGGGAGCGGCCCTTCGCCTGCCCGACCTGCGGCAAAGCTTTCAAGCAGTCGTCCTACCTGGCCATCCACACCCGATCGCACACCGGCGAGCGCCCCTACGCCTGCCAAGCATGCGGCAAGGCCTTTGCCCGGCCCTCGCTCCTCCTGCAGCACCAGCGGGTCCACAGTTCCGAGCGGCCGCACCGGTGCCAGCACTGCGGCAAGCTTTTCAAAGACCTGGCTTACCTGACGGTGCACGAGAAGGTGCACACGGGGGAGACCCCCTACAAGTGCCCCGTGTGCCAGAAGGGCTTTGCACATCCCTCGAACCTGCTGCAGCACCAGCGGATACACCGGGACGGATAG